From the Pongo pygmaeus isolate AG05252 chromosome X, NHGRI_mPonPyg2-v2.0_pri, whole genome shotgun sequence genome, one window contains:
- the CT83 gene encoding kita-kyushu lung cancer antigen 1 isoform X1, whose translation MNFYLLLASGILCALMIVFWKYRRFQVMVKRNAGEMSSNSTALALVRPSSTGLINSNTDNNLAVYDLSRDILNNFPHSIAMQKRILGNLSRVENKLVELEHTLLSKGFRGASPHRKST comes from the exons ATGAACTTCTATTTACTCCTAGCGAGCGGCATTCTGTGTGCCTTGATGATTGTCTTCTGGAAATACCGCCGCTTTCAGGTAATGGTGAAG AGAAACGCTGGCGAAATGTCATCAAATTCAACTGCTCTTGCACTAGTGAGACCCTCTTCTACCGGGTTAATTAACAGCAATACAGACAACAATCTTGCAGTCTACGACCTCTCTcgggatattttaaataatttcccaCACTCAATAGCCATGCAGAAGCGAATATTGGGAAACCTCAGTAGGGTGGAAAACAAGCTGGTTGAACTGGAACATACTCTACTTAGCAAGGGTTTCAGAGGTGCATCACCTCACCGGAAATCCACCTAA
- the CT83 gene encoding kita-kyushu lung cancer antigen 1 isoform X2 has translation MNFYLLLASGILCALMIVFWKYRRFQRNAGEMSSNSTALALVRPSSTGLINSNTDNNLAVYDLSRDILNNFPHSIAMQKRILGNLSRVENKLVELEHTLLSKGFRGASPHRKST, from the exons ATGAACTTCTATTTACTCCTAGCGAGCGGCATTCTGTGTGCCTTGATGATTGTCTTCTGGAAATACCGCCGCTTTCAG AGAAACGCTGGCGAAATGTCATCAAATTCAACTGCTCTTGCACTAGTGAGACCCTCTTCTACCGGGTTAATTAACAGCAATACAGACAACAATCTTGCAGTCTACGACCTCTCTcgggatattttaaataatttcccaCACTCAATAGCCATGCAGAAGCGAATATTGGGAAACCTCAGTAGGGTGGAAAACAAGCTGGTTGAACTGGAACATACTCTACTTAGCAAGGGTTTCAGAGGTGCATCACCTCACCGGAAATCCACCTAA